In one Perca fluviatilis chromosome 7, GENO_Pfluv_1.0, whole genome shotgun sequence genomic region, the following are encoded:
- the notchl gene encoding neurogenic locus notch homolog protein 1 has protein sequence MFALRTFVLLGLSWTCQAASGDPWGQCPVNRKCKDKFGDESCDRECMEPECLRDGFDCLKDRGHCNPGHIQYCRDHYANSHCEQGCDNAPCGWDGSDCFIHQSPLWAKGTLVLHANLPQQRGAFSNSSLLWALSILLQSPLKLRGSAPLATNRNLFDFDPQQLASLLAQASAGDSNGSLLFLQVDNRPCSRLPSTCFPYATEAASFLRAVMLLKPGSFPTLPELKAVISIRGVREEIGSREEETVKEEVKEPTPAWLWAAIAVAIGLLLVLALVVFLMVRRVRQRRAEREGGNRVRHRSTVTDNNPKSKALTPHPAHQDQRVRSSREKEKISLRKKKKAKEAEKKRRREPLGEDAIRMRPLKRDQDIGSDTDFTQSSMEDINARCSRRQEEASICDHRSQEQKHYRAGTSQPRRPVQPPPRGWERNAMPPPLLSPPQQSAEWCGPDGSVVLIRAVRSGLDRVVLELLRAGVPVNNTDHTGRSALHWACSVNHLSLTRTLIRYGAAVDLQDNKGETALFLSAIHGCYDTARLLLLHGANLELHDRRGRRPMDVAREGMHHQVLELLLAHQIQRGPVPVDSANDMLWEDRTLMYSPWVGSQGMPGRSASFSGIIGHRDMTPPPQNDWSMSRVQYPCPQNWRPQLNQSATALVPPRVMGRSPRPISTLQEVTSEDEDRDRHQEVPRAATPHFLSPQPAPRQRSFSCTQHALQRRSSAPQPEPNYIIVTDRTANEPIERVVVSPPTDAAVQSDRQPVINGDTPSRAEQLAVSSADSEQKSRGERSNNTPNSTQTAL, from the exons ATGTTTGCCCTGAGGACGTTTGTTCTGCTGGGACTGAGCTGGACATGTCAAG CTGCGTCTGGTGATCCGTGGGGTCAGTGTCCAGTCAACAGAAAGTGTAAGGACAAGTTTGGAGACGAGTCCTGTGACAGGGAGTGCATGGAGCCCGAGTGTCTCAGAGACGGTTTTGACTGCCTAAAGGACCGGGGCCACTGCAA TCCGGGCCACATCCAGTACTGCCGCGATCACTACGCCAATTCCCACTGTGAGCAGGGATGCGACAATGCTCCCTGTGGATGGGACGGAAGCGACTGCTTCATACACCAGAGCCCCCTGTGGGCCAAAGGCACCCTGGTCCTTCACGCCAACCTCCCACAACAACGTGGCGCCTTTTCCAACAGCTCCCTGCTCTGGGCGCTCAGCATCCTCCTCCAGTCGCCACTCAAACTGAGAGGCTCTGCCCCCCTCGCCACTAACAGGAACTTGTTTGACTTTGACCCTCAGCAGCTCGCCAGCCTGCTGGCTCAGGCATCTGCGGGTGACTCAAATGG CTCCCTCCTTTTCCTCCAAGTGGACAACAGGCCATGCTCCCGCCTGCCCTCTACCTGTTTCCCTTATGCCACTGAGGCAGCCAGTTTCCTGCGTGCAGTAATGTTGCTAAAGCCCGGCTCGTTCCCCACTCTCCCAGAGCTGAAGGCCGTCATCAGTATTAGAGGTGTCCGAGAGGAAATAGGAAGCAGAGAGGAGGAAACGGTAAAAGAGGAAGTCAAAG AGCCGACCCCTGCATGGCTATGGGCCGCGATTGCCGTAGCGATTGGCCTGCTGCTGGTGCTGGCCCTGGTGGTGTTCCTGATGGTGAGGAGGGTGAGGCAGCGGCGGGCGGAGAGGGAAGGTGGTAACAGGGTGAGACACCGGTCTACGGTCACAGACAATAACCCCAAATCCAAGGCGTTGACACCACACCCAGCCCACCAAGACCAGAGGGTCAGGTCaagtagagagaaagagaagatcagcttgaggaaaaagaagaaagcgaaggaagcagagaaaaagagaaggagggaacCACTGGGCGAGGACGCCATTCGAATGCG ACCTCTCAAAAGGGACCAGGATATAGGAAGTGACACAGACTTTACCCAGAGTTCAATGGAAGACATCAATGCGAGATGCTCCAGACGACAGGAGGAAGCCTCCATCTGTGACCACAGGAGCCAGGAGCAGAAACACTACCGGGCTGGAACCTCGCAGCCCCGCAGACCTGTACAAC CTCCACCTagaggatgggagagaaacgccATGCCTCCTCCTCTGCTCAGTCCTCCTCAGCAG TCGGCAGAGTGGTGTGGCCCGGATGGGTCTGTGGTTCTGATCCGAGCGGTGCGTAGCGGGCTGGACAGAGTGGTCTTGGAGCTGCTGCGAGCAGGAGTGCCAGTCAACAACACTGATCATACTG ggAGATCAGCCCTGCACTGGGCATGCTCCGTAAACCACCTCTCCCTAACAAGGACCCTCATCCGCTACGGGGCCGCTGTGGACCTGCAAGACAACAAG GGCGAGACTGCTCTCTTCCTCTCCGCCATCCATGGTTGCTATGATACGGCCAGACTTCTCCTCCTTCATGGTGCGAACCTGGAGCTGCACGATCGGAGAGGACGTCGTCCCATGGACGTGGCCAGAGAGGGCATGCATCACCAGGTCCTGGAACTCCTGTTGGCTCACCAAATTCAGAGAGGGCCTGTTCCCGTCGACTCAGCCAATGACATGCTGTGGGAGGATCGCACCCTGATGTACTCGCCATGGGTCGGATCACAAGGCATGCCTGGAAGAAGTGCCTCCTTCTCTGGGATCATAGGGCATCGAGATAtgaccccacctccacaaaa TGATTGGTCGATGAGCCGAGTGCAGTACCCCTGCCCTCAGAACTGGAGACCACAGCTCAACCAATCCGCAACAGCGCTGGTCCCTCCTAGAGTCATGGGCCGCTCCCCTCGGCCAATCAGCACCTTACAGGAGGTAACCTCAGAAGACGAGGATCGTGATAGGCATCAGGAAGTCCCCAGAGCGGCAACACCTCACTTCCTGTCGCCCCAGCCTGCCCCTCGGCAGCGTTCCTTTTCCTGCACCCAGCATGCATTGCAGCGTCGCTCCAGTGCTCCCCAGCCAGAGCCCAATTATATTATTGTGACAGACAGAACAGCCAATGAGCCCATAGAAAGAGTGGTTGTTTCACCTCCTACAGATGCCGCCGTCCAATCAGATCGCCAGCCCGTTATAAATGGTGACACTCCCAGTAGAGCAGAACAATTAGCGGTGAGTTCAGCAGATTCAGAGCAGAAATCCAGAGGTGAGAGGTCAAACAACACTCCTAACTCCACACAAACAGCATTGTAG